A DNA window from Desulfobacterales bacterium contains the following coding sequences:
- the ndk gene encoding nucleoside-diphosphate kinase yields MEKTLSIIKPDGVARHLAGKVIDRFESNGINIIAMKMIHMTKAQAEGFYAVHKERPFFNSLTTFMTSGPCIVMVLSGDNVIQKNRLLMGATNYKEAAEGTIRRDFATDIEKNVVHGSDSPESAAFEIGYFFNHLEIVGK; encoded by the coding sequence ATGGAAAAAACATTGTCGATTATTAAGCCGGACGGTGTTGCACGCCATCTTGCCGGCAAAGTGATAGACCGCTTTGAAAGCAACGGCATCAATATTATCGCCATGAAAATGATTCACATGACCAAAGCCCAGGCTGAAGGGTTTTACGCCGTTCATAAGGAACGCCCTTTTTTTAACAGCTTGACCACCTTTATGACCTCGGGGCCGTGTATCGTGATGGTGCTTTCCGGAGACAACGTGATTCAGAAAAACCGGCTCCTCATGGGCGCCACCAATTATAAGGAAGCCGCAGAAGGAACCATTCGGCGGGATTTTGCCACAGATATCGAAAAAAACGTGGTTCACGGCTCCGACTCCCCGGAATCGGCGGCGTTTGAAATCGGCTATTTTTTCAATCACCTTGAAATTGTGGGCAAATGA
- a CDS encoding RNA methyltransferase has product MTETLRLENIAIVLHQPRFPENIGAAARAMCNMGIRRLIVVNPENCDLTRVLRMATHAALDVVEEMEVFKTLPEALAPFSYVVGTTARLGGKRPVRPSPAALAEHLISISMENQIAVLFGPEDRGLTNEDILFCHELVNIPTADFSSLNLAQAVMVLCYELFNAERAPRGEFSPRMATRHELDGMYDQLKDILLRIDYIKPDNPDYWLNKLRHFFTRIQLRARDVSIIRGICRQVDWYAGKCYRDGQKSAEDSASEMNADLRR; this is encoded by the coding sequence ATGACGGAAACGCTTCGGCTGGAAAACATCGCGATTGTCCTGCATCAGCCCCGATTCCCTGAAAATATCGGGGCCGCTGCCAGGGCCATGTGCAATATGGGCATTCGGCGACTGATCGTGGTCAACCCGGAAAATTGCGATCTGACCCGTGTACTGCGCATGGCCACCCATGCCGCCTTGGATGTGGTGGAAGAAATGGAAGTTTTCAAAACCCTGCCCGAGGCGCTTGCGCCCTTTAGCTATGTCGTGGGAACAACCGCCCGGCTCGGTGGAAAGCGGCCGGTCAGGCCTTCTCCGGCTGCACTGGCCGAACATTTGATTTCCATTTCGATGGAAAATCAAATCGCCGTACTGTTCGGCCCCGAAGACCGGGGGCTGACCAATGAGGATATTCTTTTTTGCCATGAATTGGTGAATATTCCCACTGCGGATTTTTCCTCCCTTAATCTGGCCCAGGCGGTCATGGTTCTGTGTTATGAGCTTTTCAACGCCGAACGGGCGCCGCGCGGAGAATTTTCACCCCGCATGGCCACCCGGCATGAACTGGACGGCATGTATGATCAGTTGAAGGACATCCTGCTTCGCATTGATTACATAAAACCTGACAACCCCGATTATTGGCTGAACAAGCTGCGCCATTTTTTTACCCGCATTCAACTTCGAGCACGTGATGTCAGTATCATTCGGGGCATTTGCCGCCAGGTAGACTGGTACGCTGGAAAGTGCTATCGAGACGGTCAGAAAAGCGCCGAAGATAGCGCTTCGGAAATGAATGCAGACCTGCGGCGATAA
- a CDS encoding acyl carrier protein, with protein sequence MGTEDHIKKVALDLIAKIAPEADIQNLDPANRFRNQFDFDSVDFMNFALGLQEELNMAIPEEDFPQLATLNGCVAYLKSKLAP encoded by the coding sequence ATGGGGACCGAAGATCACATCAAAAAAGTCGCGCTGGACCTTATTGCCAAAATCGCGCCGGAAGCCGATATTCAGAACCTTGATCCCGCCAATCGCTTTCGCAACCAGTTCGATTTCGATTCGGTTGATTTTATGAACTTCGCGCTTGGACTTCAAGAAGAACTGAACATGGCGATTCCCGAGGAAGACTTCCCGCAGCTTGCGACGCTTAACGGCTGTGTTGCCTATTTAAAATCGAAACTGGCCCCATAG
- a CDS encoding bifunctional acetate--CoA ligase family protein/GNAT family N-acetyltransferase: MTIRNLDFMFNPATVALIGASQKPGSIGAVLARNLVSGRFKGDIFPVNSKYSTIEGLRAYPSVKSLPKTPDLAVIATPPDTVPKLIEQIGRRGTRAAVVITAGFVESDNDKGRRLCAQMLDAARPHLLRIVGPNCLGIMVPGVGLNASFGHVQPLKGSIAFVAQSGAVQTSVLDWATSKGIGFSHFVSVGNMSDVDFGDMLDYLTTDYKAKAILLYIENVTHARKFMSAARAAARLKPVVVVKAGRHAEGARAAASHTGALAGADEVYNAAFQRAGMLRVMDMQALFDAVETLAMSQPFEGDRLAILTNGGGMGVLATDALIDKKGCLAELSYETIARLNRVLPRTWSHNNPVDIIGDAPPGRYIDALKPLLADEGVDALLILNCPTAVASSTACARAVIETLKESGSKAGARGIFTSWLGIDSALEARKMFGENRIPTYETPGEAIRGFMQMVRYRHSQEMLMETPPNIPEVFLPETEKARGIVDKALSQGRLWLTETETKAVLAAYKIPVVPTYEAATAEQAAEIAGRLGESVALKILSPDITHKSDVGGVALNLTSEEMVKQTAQIMREQIHQRLPAARLSGFTVQPMVHRSNARELIVGASEDVQFGPVILFGQGGTAVEVIQDKAIALPPLNMNLAREVMSRTRVCRLLQGYRDKAAADLDSIALTLVKVSQLISDIAEIIELDINPLLADEQGVVALDARIKVGRSRLPAAQRLAIRPYPRELEETLTFLDGRTLILRPIRPEDEPAFQGLFSKLSMDEIRLRFLHPIKIMSHQMAARMTQIDYDREMALVLCEPTAPDKTELHGVVRILADPDNERAEFAILIRRDMTGMGLGPMLLRRIINYAKSRGIGEMYGEVSAENSPMLKLCDAFGFKKRHHPEDFGVMLVTLAL; the protein is encoded by the coding sequence TCATGTTCAACCCCGCCACGGTCGCACTGATAGGCGCAAGCCAAAAGCCCGGCTCTATCGGTGCCGTCCTTGCCCGGAATTTGGTGAGCGGCAGATTCAAGGGGGACATCTTCCCCGTTAATTCGAAATACTCGACCATCGAAGGGTTGCGCGCCTATCCGAGTGTAAAGAGCCTGCCAAAAACACCGGATCTTGCGGTGATTGCCACACCGCCGGATACTGTTCCGAAACTCATTGAGCAGATCGGCAGACGGGGTACCCGGGCGGCGGTGGTCATCACTGCCGGATTCGTTGAAAGCGACAATGACAAAGGACGACGACTGTGCGCTCAAATGCTCGACGCAGCGCGCCCGCACCTGCTGCGCATCGTGGGCCCCAACTGTTTAGGGATCATGGTGCCGGGGGTAGGCCTTAATGCAAGTTTCGGCCATGTCCAACCGCTTAAAGGAAGCATTGCGTTTGTCGCCCAGTCAGGCGCAGTGCAGACCTCCGTGCTTGATTGGGCCACCTCGAAGGGGATCGGATTTTCCCATTTCGTATCAGTGGGCAACATGTCCGATGTCGATTTCGGCGACATGCTCGATTACCTGACCACCGATTACAAGGCCAAAGCGATACTGCTCTATATCGAAAACGTCACCCATGCCCGCAAGTTCATGTCTGCGGCCCGGGCCGCAGCGCGCTTAAAGCCTGTGGTCGTGGTCAAGGCCGGACGCCATGCCGAGGGTGCCCGAGCCGCTGCCTCCCATACCGGGGCATTGGCCGGTGCCGATGAAGTTTATAACGCGGCCTTTCAGCGGGCTGGAATGCTGCGGGTAATGGACATGCAGGCACTCTTCGATGCCGTGGAAACCTTGGCCATGTCCCAGCCGTTTGAAGGAGATCGTTTGGCTATTTTGACCAATGGCGGCGGTATGGGCGTACTGGCCACTGATGCGCTAATCGATAAAAAGGGGTGCCTGGCCGAGCTGTCTTATGAAACCATTGCGCGCCTCAACCGCGTGCTACCGCGCACCTGGTCCCATAACAACCCAGTGGACATCATCGGCGATGCGCCGCCGGGTCGCTATATCGATGCGTTAAAACCGCTTCTTGCGGATGAGGGGGTTGATGCCCTGCTGATTTTAAACTGTCCGACGGCCGTGGCCTCGAGCACTGCGTGCGCCCGGGCGGTAATCGAAACGCTGAAAGAGAGCGGTTCAAAGGCAGGCGCACGGGGTATTTTCACCAGCTGGCTGGGGATCGATTCCGCCCTTGAGGCCCGCAAGATGTTCGGCGAAAACAGAATCCCGACTTACGAAACACCGGGCGAAGCGATTCGGGGATTTATGCAGATGGTGCGCTATCGCCACAGCCAGGAAATGCTGATGGAAACGCCCCCCAACATTCCGGAAGTCTTCTTGCCGGAAACGGAAAAGGCCCGAGGAATTGTTGACAAGGCGTTGTCTCAAGGCCGATTATGGCTGACCGAAACGGAGACCAAAGCGGTTCTGGCCGCTTACAAGATTCCCGTGGTCCCAACCTACGAAGCGGCTACGGCCGAACAGGCCGCCGAGATCGCCGGCCGGCTGGGTGAATCGGTGGCGTTAAAAATTTTATCCCCCGATATTACGCACAAGTCGGACGTAGGGGGCGTGGCATTGAATCTTACCTCTGAAGAAATGGTGAAACAAACCGCGCAGATCATGAGGGAACAGATCCACCAAAGACTGCCCGCGGCGAGACTGTCCGGATTTACGGTACAGCCGATGGTGCATCGTTCCAACGCCAGGGAATTAATTGTCGGCGCCAGCGAGGATGTGCAGTTCGGCCCGGTCATTCTGTTCGGCCAGGGCGGGACGGCCGTGGAAGTTATTCAGGATAAGGCCATCGCCCTGCCACCGCTGAACATGAACCTTGCCCGAGAAGTAATGAGCCGCACGCGCGTATGCCGCTTGCTGCAAGGGTACCGGGACAAGGCGGCCGCGGATCTGGATAGCATTGCGCTGACCTTGGTCAAGGTGTCGCAACTGATCAGCGACATCGCGGAGATTATCGAACTGGATATCAACCCGCTGCTTGCCGATGAACAGGGCGTAGTGGCGCTGGACGCACGCATCAAGGTAGGCCGATCGCGTCTTCCCGCCGCCCAACGACTGGCGATTCGACCCTACCCCAGGGAGCTGGAGGAGACGCTTACATTTTTGGATGGCCGAACACTGATACTTCGCCCCATTCGGCCGGAAGACGAACCCGCATTTCAAGGGCTTTTCTCCAAACTTTCCATGGATGAAATCCGCTTGCGATTTCTGCATCCAATAAAAATTATGTCCCACCAAATGGCGGCGCGGATGACCCAGATCGATTATGATCGGGAGATGGCCCTGGTTCTTTGCGAGCCGACCGCTCCCGATAAAACGGAGCTGCATGGCGTGGTACGTATTTTGGCCGATCCGGACAACGAACGCGCGGAGTTCGCTATTCTCATTCGCCGCGACATGACCGGCATGGGCCTGGGCCCGATGCTTCTGCGCCGCATTATCAATTATGCCAAGAGTCGAGGCATCGGGGAGATGTACGGAGAAGTATCGGCCGAGAACAGCCCCATGCTCAAACTCTGCGATGCATTCGGATTTAAAAAGAGACACCACCCGGAAGACTTTGGTGTGATGCTGGTTACGTTGGCGCTGTGA